A region of Pontiella agarivorans DNA encodes the following proteins:
- the clpP gene encoding ATP-dependent Clp endopeptidase proteolytic subunit ClpP, with the protein MNEMANYLVPTVIEQTGRGERAFDIYSRLLKERIIFLGTGIDDNVANLIIAQLLFLQSEDPEKDISVYINSPGGVVTAGLAIYDTMQFLKCDITTYCVGQAASMGAVLLAAGAPGKRFALPNARIMIHQPLGGAQGQATDINIQAQEIMRIKQILNGILSSHSGRSLKDLEKDTDRDNFMSAEQAKEYGLIDEVVTKAK; encoded by the coding sequence ATGAACGAAATGGCGAACTATCTGGTTCCTACTGTGATCGAACAAACCGGCCGCGGGGAACGTGCTTTTGACATCTATTCCCGCCTGCTCAAGGAACGCATCATCTTTCTGGGAACCGGAATCGACGACAATGTCGCAAATCTGATCATTGCCCAGCTTCTTTTCCTCCAGAGTGAAGATCCGGAAAAAGATATCAGCGTCTACATCAATTCCCCCGGCGGTGTAGTGACAGCCGGACTGGCTATTTATGATACGATGCAGTTCCTCAAGTGCGATATCACAACCTACTGTGTCGGTCAGGCGGCGTCTATGGGTGCAGTGCTTCTCGCGGCAGGTGCTCCGGGAAAACGCTTCGCCCTCCCCAATGCCCGCATCATGATTCACCAGCCGCTCGGCGGTGCGCAGGGTCAGGCCACGGACATCAATATCCAGGCGCAGGAAATCATGCGTATAAAGCAGATCCTCAACGGGATTCTCTCGAGCCACTCCGGCCGAAGCCTCAAAGATCTCGAAAAAGATACGGACCGCGACAACTTTATGTCCGCCGAACAGGCCAAAGAATACGGTTTGATCGACGAAGTTGTCACAAAAGCAAAATAA
- a CDS encoding FecR family protein, protein MSPIKNKPDLISEYYLRTLSADELKTLQDLLAEDVGAREEFVRVGRDEWLLHHMHHAEGQRIIHLLSRRSRRRSIQVIAAAAALFATLGMLIFSQSATISEMIASSRPSAPVIANVTDYFAVEGEAISVVNNGHVRKLNSTSAIRSGDRVIIPPGCQLSFQYLEEQTDIRLGGNSLVHVKDVEGAKRIRLDHGYLSAEVARQPEGRPMRVVTRDAEVVVLGTSFEVVAEERTRLSVIRGKVQFTSLDRSESRIVSAGYFSDTSEKLEPALPFMKLRIKPELVQTLNFSRKKFMVVDPERNAEGFMVFDIGAVKGRILEARLRLRVTAWQKEYGGRGDLRLYRVDPDQQGEGRRISIAHFSGGAGKGKDLELDLDVSLLSAGRNAFVLTMDKGGNDFWFSADESEQAPVLELKIADQR, encoded by the coding sequence ATGAGTCCGATCAAAAACAAACCCGATCTGATTTCGGAATATTATCTTCGTACGCTCAGTGCCGACGAACTGAAGACGCTGCAGGATCTGCTTGCCGAGGATGTCGGGGCTCGCGAAGAATTTGTGCGCGTGGGGCGGGATGAATGGCTGCTTCATCATATGCACCATGCGGAAGGGCAGCGGATTATTCATCTGCTATCCCGTCGGAGCCGTCGCCGGAGTATTCAGGTTATTGCCGCGGCTGCGGCACTGTTTGCAACGCTTGGTATGCTGATCTTTTCCCAGTCGGCCACTATTTCGGAAATGATCGCTTCCTCCAGACCGTCAGCTCCGGTGATCGCCAATGTTACGGATTATTTTGCGGTGGAAGGTGAGGCGATTTCTGTGGTGAACAACGGGCATGTTCGCAAACTGAATTCCACGTCAGCTATTCGTTCGGGGGACCGTGTGATTATTCCGCCGGGCTGCCAGCTTTCGTTCCAATATCTGGAAGAGCAGACGGATATCCGTCTCGGCGGGAATTCGCTGGTTCATGTGAAGGATGTTGAGGGGGCGAAGCGCATTCGGTTGGACCACGGGTATTTATCGGCAGAGGTTGCCCGACAGCCGGAAGGGCGGCCAATGCGCGTGGTTACGCGCGATGCCGAGGTGGTCGTGCTGGGCACCTCCTTCGAAGTTGTGGCGGAAGAGCGTACGCGTTTGTCGGTGATCAGGGGCAAGGTGCAGTTTACTTCGCTCGACCGTTCCGAAAGTCGCATCGTCAGCGCCGGATATTTTTCGGATACCTCTGAAAAGCTGGAGCCGGCGCTGCCGTTTATGAAACTGCGGATCAAGCCGGAGTTGGTGCAGACGCTGAATTTCAGCCGTAAAAAATTTATGGTGGTTGATCCCGAGCGCAATGCAGAGGGGTTCATGGTCTTTGATATCGGCGCGGTGAAAGGACGTATTCTGGAGGCCAGGCTCAGATTGCGTGTGACCGCGTGGCAGAAGGAATACGGAGGACGCGGAGATCTGAGGCTGTATCGGGTGGATCCCGATCAGCAGGGGGAGGGAAGGCGTATTTCCATTGCCCATTTCAGCGGCGGTGCCGGCAAAGGAAAAGACCTGGAGCTGGATCTGGATGTCTCGCTGCTTTCCGCCGGCAGGAATGCGTTTGTGCTGACGATGGATAAGGGGGGGAACGACTTCTGGTTCAGTGCGGATGAAAGTGAGCAGGCCCCGGTTCTTGAACTTAAAATCGCCGATCAACGGTGA
- the tig gene encoding trigger factor, with amino-acid sequence MNVSVKDDSACRKIMTIEIPADKIAEEKAETLKAYIKFANIPGFRKGKAPKHVIAKKYASDINKDLQERVLPKFYHEALAETELKVVNVVDATEPEIADDAPVSFDVTVDIEPEFTLPKYTAIPIKEEKVEVTDEQVQAQIDMILNQHANYEEVEGKAIEAGDMGQLTYEATTEGQPLQDAIPEAKGIGSGEGYWVSADEHAFIPGMGEALVGLNIGDKKEVEVTFPEDFMVKELAGVKALYNIEVTAVRVRTVPELNEDILSKLQVESEETLRASIREQLEAQAANAALGKKHEQIVEYLIKKTKLEVPESVVQQQTRNVINDIANRRMMMGETQDAIMADLENLQKEAADQALENVKLRYIGLGIAKEEGFEASEMEIDEEIASMAIQQRKDAQALRKEMMENGSIDSVGEQIRFNKALDYMVDNAKVK; translated from the coding sequence ATGAACGTTTCAGTTAAAGACGACAGCGCTTGTCGCAAAATCATGACCATTGAGATCCCGGCCGACAAAATTGCCGAGGAGAAAGCCGAAACTCTCAAGGCTTATATCAAATTTGCGAACATTCCCGGCTTCCGAAAAGGTAAAGCACCGAAACACGTGATTGCCAAAAAATATGCTTCCGACATCAACAAAGACCTGCAGGAACGCGTGCTGCCTAAATTCTACCACGAGGCATTAGCTGAAACGGAACTCAAAGTGGTGAACGTGGTTGATGCCACAGAACCGGAAATCGCAGACGACGCTCCCGTTTCGTTCGACGTCACGGTTGATATTGAGCCGGAATTCACGCTCCCGAAATATACCGCCATTCCAATAAAGGAAGAAAAGGTAGAGGTCACCGACGAGCAGGTACAGGCCCAGATCGACATGATTCTGAACCAGCACGCCAACTATGAAGAAGTGGAAGGCAAAGCCATCGAAGCCGGTGATATGGGCCAGCTGACCTATGAAGCCACCACCGAAGGTCAGCCTCTGCAGGATGCCATTCCGGAAGCCAAAGGCATCGGCTCCGGCGAAGGCTACTGGGTGTCCGCCGACGAGCATGCCTTCATCCCCGGTATGGGTGAAGCATTGGTCGGCCTGAACATCGGCGACAAAAAAGAGGTGGAAGTCACCTTCCCGGAAGACTTCATGGTAAAAGAACTGGCCGGTGTCAAAGCCCTCTACAATATTGAAGTTACTGCTGTGCGCGTCCGCACGGTACCGGAACTGAACGAAGATATTCTCTCCAAACTCCAGGTGGAATCCGAAGAAACCCTGCGTGCCAGCATCCGCGAACAACTCGAAGCCCAGGCGGCCAACGCGGCGCTCGGAAAAAAACACGAACAGATCGTTGAGTACCTGATCAAAAAGACCAAACTTGAAGTTCCTGAAAGCGTAGTGCAGCAACAGACCCGGAACGTAATCAACGACATCGCCAACCGTCGTATGATGATGGGCGAAACCCAGGACGCCATCATGGCCGATCTGGAAAACCTGCAGAAAGAAGCTGCTGATCAGGCACTGGAGAACGTAAAACTTCGCTACATTGGCCTTGGAATTGCTAAAGAAGAAGGATTCGAAGCTTCTGAAATGGAGATCGACGAAGAAATCGCATCGATGGCGATCCAGCAGCGCAAAGATGCTCAGGCCCTGCGCAAAGAAATGATGGAAAACGGATCGATCGACAGTGTAGGAGAACAGATCCGCTTCAACAAAGCGCTCGACTACATGGTCGACAACGCGAAGGTCAAATAA
- the clpX gene encoding ATP-dependent Clp protease ATP-binding subunit ClpX: MADKHNTPECSFCGKNEKEVKRLIAGPGVFICDECVGLCDALLGHQSGEHDEEPNSSQEIGVLAPHEIKEKLDAYVIGQDLAKKVLSVAVHNHYKRMFAELDEDGVEIDKSNVLLIGPTGSGKTLLAKTLARSLNVPYAITDATTVTEAGYVGEDVENILLQLLQAADFDVARAQKGIIYIDEIDKIGRRTDNVSLTRDVSGEGVQQALLKIIEGTVARVPPKGGRKHPQQEYLEIDTSNILFICGGAFVGIEEIIKRRVDKKTIGFGPSSKSEEELSPNFVTMNVESEDLLGFGLIPEFIGRLPVVTRLQELTEDDLMHILTEPKNAMIKQYKKLLAMDDVELEFEEDALRSLARMAIKRKTGARGLRAIIEHLMLDVMYEVPMRDDVTHCIITRDMVEHGLHPLEGLKLIETEKKSA, translated from the coding sequence ATGGCAGATAAACACAACACTCCCGAATGCTCGTTTTGCGGAAAAAATGAAAAAGAGGTTAAACGCCTCATTGCCGGGCCGGGTGTATTTATCTGCGATGAGTGCGTCGGACTCTGCGATGCCCTGCTGGGGCATCAGTCCGGCGAACATGATGAAGAGCCCAACTCATCTCAGGAAATAGGGGTTCTGGCTCCGCACGAAATCAAAGAAAAGCTTGATGCTTATGTCATCGGTCAGGATCTGGCCAAAAAGGTCCTTTCCGTCGCCGTACACAACCACTACAAACGCATGTTTGCAGAACTTGACGAGGACGGCGTTGAAATTGACAAATCGAACGTTCTGCTCATCGGCCCCACCGGCAGTGGAAAAACCCTGCTCGCCAAAACGCTGGCGCGTTCGCTGAATGTGCCATATGCCATCACCGATGCGACCACCGTTACTGAAGCCGGTTATGTGGGGGAAGATGTTGAAAACATTCTTCTGCAATTGCTTCAGGCGGCGGATTTCGATGTCGCCCGCGCGCAAAAAGGCATCATCTATATCGACGAAATCGACAAGATCGGCCGCCGCACGGATAACGTATCTCTGACGCGCGATGTTTCGGGCGAAGGCGTACAGCAGGCTCTGCTGAAAATCATTGAAGGCACGGTAGCCCGGGTTCCGCCGAAAGGCGGACGCAAGCATCCACAGCAGGAATATCTTGAAATCGACACCTCCAACATTCTCTTTATTTGCGGCGGGGCATTCGTCGGCATCGAAGAGATCATCAAAAGACGCGTCGACAAGAAAACCATCGGCTTCGGCCCGAGCAGCAAATCGGAAGAAGAACTCTCGCCGAACTTTGTCACCATGAACGTTGAATCCGAAGACCTGTTAGGTTTTGGATTGATTCCTGAATTTATCGGCCGACTTCCCGTAGTTACCCGCCTGCAGGAACTGACCGAAGACGATCTCATGCATATCCTCACCGAGCCGAAAAACGCCATGATTAAGCAGTACAAAAAACTGCTCGCCATGGATGATGTTGAGCTCGAATTTGAGGAAGACGCCCTGCGATCCCTCGCCCGCATGGCCATTAAGCGTAAAACCGGAGCCCGCGGACTGCGAGCCATCATCGAACATCTTATGCTCGACGTAATGTACGAGGTGCCGATGCGCGACGATGTCACCCATTGTATCATCACCCGTGATATGGTTGAACACGGACTCCATCCGCTTGAAGGACTCAAACTGATCGAAACCGAAAAGAAATCGGCCTAG